From a single Nymphaea colorata isolate Beijing-Zhang1983 chromosome 4, ASM883128v2, whole genome shotgun sequence genomic region:
- the LOC116252529 gene encoding nuclear transcription factor Y subunit C-9-like codes for MEKQGQGQPPVMGGGTPLPYGTQPYQASQMVVPGTAGPAVGNVQSAGQPVPFAAPPAQVAAQNQLIYQHLHQQQQAHQLQQLQLFWANQLQEIEQTSDFKNHSLPLARIKKIMKADEDVRMISAEAPIVFAKACEMFILELTLRSWIHTEENKRRTLQKNDIAAAITRNDIFDFLVDIVPRDELKDEVVTGIPRAGSLPVGGPPEMLPYYYVPTQPVTPVGAQGMMMGKPLMDPAMFGQQPHPYAPQQMWQPPASSQEEQQPTTQQ; via the coding sequence ATGGAGAAGCAAGGACAAGGACAACCACCAGTAATGGGTGGAGGTACACCATTGCCTTATGGTACCCAACCATATCAAGCTTCTCAGATGGTAGTTCCTGGTACTGCTGGACCTGCCGTGGGCAATGTTCAATCTGCAGGTCAGCCGGTTCCATTTGCTGCTCCTCCAGCTCAAGTTGCTGCCCAGAACCAACTCATTTATCAGCACCTGCATCAACAACAGCAAGCTCATCAACTTCAACAGCTCCAGCTTTTCTGGGCTAACCAGCTTCAAGAAATTGAACAGACGTCAGATTTCAAGAATCACAGTCTACCCTTGGCAAGAATCAAAAAGATTATGAAGGCTGATGAGGATGTGAGGATGATATCGGCTGAGGCTCCAATCGTATTTGCAAAAGCATGTGAGATGTTCATTCTTGAGCTCACATTGAGGTCATGGATACACACAGAGGAGAACAAGAGGAGGACATTGCAGAAGAACGACATAGCTGCTGCCATCACTAGGAATGACATTTTCGACTTTCTGGTTGACATAGTACCAAGGGATGAGTTGAAGGATGAGGTAGTTACAGGAATCCCAAGAGCTGGTTCACTGCCTGTTGGAGGGCCACCCGAAATGCTTCCTTACTATTATGTTCCTACACAACCTGTTACTCCCGTTGGAGCTCAAGGAATGATGATGGGTAAGCCTCTTATGGATCCTGCCATGTTTGGACAACAGCCTCATCCATATGCTCCACAGCAAATGTGGCAGCCTCCGGCTTCTAGCCAAGAGGAGCAACAGCCAACGACACAGCAATAG